From the Streptomyces pluripotens genome, one window contains:
- a CDS encoding NUDIX hydrolase produces MSVAGVVVDDQGRALLIQRRDNGHWEPPGGVLEKEETIPEALQREVLEETGIKIALPATLTGVYKNMKGLIVSLVFRCEAADGTPTTGDETRALRWATREEVTELADEAYAIRVLDALDAASPPAVRAHDGVKLV; encoded by the coding sequence GTGAGCGTCGCCGGGGTCGTCGTGGACGACCAAGGCCGGGCCCTCCTGATCCAGCGCCGGGACAACGGCCACTGGGAACCGCCGGGCGGTGTCCTCGAAAAGGAGGAGACCATCCCGGAAGCCCTCCAGCGCGAAGTCCTCGAAGAGACCGGCATCAAGATCGCACTTCCGGCGACCCTGACCGGCGTCTACAAGAACATGAAGGGCTTGATCGTCTCTCTGGTCTTCCGCTGTGAGGCCGCGGACGGCACGCCCACCACTGGTGACGAGACCCGCGCGCTGCGCTGGGCCACTCGTGAAGAGGTCACCGAGCTCGCCGACGAGGCGTACGCGATCCGCGTTCTTGACGCACTCGACGCGGCGTCCCCGCCGGCCGTTCGCGCCCACGACGGCGTGAAACTCGTCTAG
- a CDS encoding ATP-binding protein, with the protein MHEYTSTARVWGLSCPGFPEEVSRARRWTRDILRGSPLADDAALIVSELSTNAIRHTASGLESGVFHLAVAVSAQVIAVSVTDDGGTGTAPKIEHQDHDAEHGRGLDMVSTIAHRVVVHSSDQGYTVTAELYADHRLGGRSC; encoded by the coding sequence ATGCACGAGTATACGAGTACAGCCCGGGTCTGGGGGCTGAGTTGCCCAGGATTCCCGGAAGAAGTGAGCCGAGCCCGCCGCTGGACCCGTGACATCCTGCGCGGATCACCCTTGGCGGACGACGCCGCCCTCATCGTGAGCGAGCTGAGCACCAACGCGATCCGCCACACGGCGAGCGGCTTGGAGTCCGGCGTCTTTCACTTGGCCGTCGCGGTCTCGGCTCAGGTCATCGCGGTCTCGGTCACGGACGACGGCGGCACGGGCACGGCCCCGAAGATCGAGCACCAGGACCACGACGCGGAACACGGCCGGGGCCTGGACATGGTCAGCACCATCGCTCACCGAGTGGTCGTCCACAGCAGCGACCAGGGCTACACGGTCACCGCGGAGCTGTACGCGGACCATCGACTGGGAGGACGCTCGTGCTGA
- a CDS encoding XRE family transcriptional regulator, producing MVSSSRIAIARKRRGLTLADLSERVGVSLQSLSNYETGRTDPTRETLAKISAALDFPESFFRKPDVEILPPDAVSFRARSKLAAAPRDAALAASTLALELNEWIEVRYKLPAAQLPTLGRLDPEGAANVLRTRWGLDDTPISNMVHLVESRGVRVFSLPPEFADVDAFSFWRNGTPFIFLSTLKSPERGRFDVAHELGHLVLHGEERSLQGPPAEKEANAFASAFLMPEASVRSCIPKSPLPSQIVSAKKIWKVAAMALTYRLHDLDMLSDWHYRKACIELSKQGYRSSEPRGMPTREKSQLLEKVFNLAQGKGISTRQVADELNVSTQELSSWIFGLVVTVRAGSGRPVPPASAARPRLSVVR from the coding sequence ATGGTTTCTTCCTCGCGTATCGCCATCGCTCGCAAGCGAAGGGGGCTCACCCTCGCGGATCTCAGCGAGCGTGTGGGGGTGAGCCTCCAAAGCCTGTCCAACTACGAGACGGGACGCACAGATCCGACGCGGGAGACGCTCGCGAAGATCTCAGCTGCACTGGATTTTCCAGAGTCATTTTTCCGGAAACCTGACGTCGAGATCTTGCCTCCAGATGCTGTGTCATTCCGTGCTCGAAGTAAGCTAGCTGCGGCCCCGAGAGATGCCGCATTGGCTGCTAGCACCCTGGCATTGGAGCTTAATGAGTGGATCGAAGTTCGCTACAAGCTTCCGGCTGCCCAACTTCCGACTCTGGGGCGTCTAGATCCAGAGGGGGCGGCAAATGTCTTGCGCACGCGTTGGGGTCTCGATGATACTCCGATCTCCAACATGGTTCACTTGGTCGAATCGCGCGGAGTTCGCGTTTTCTCCCTGCCGCCAGAGTTCGCCGATGTCGACGCATTTTCGTTCTGGCGAAATGGCACGCCGTTTATCTTTCTGAGCACACTGAAGAGTCCGGAGCGCGGGCGATTTGATGTGGCTCACGAGCTGGGCCATCTCGTGCTGCACGGAGAGGAGCGGAGTCTACAGGGGCCGCCGGCAGAAAAGGAAGCAAATGCTTTCGCCAGCGCTTTCCTTATGCCTGAAGCAAGCGTGAGAAGCTGCATCCCCAAATCCCCACTCCCGTCGCAGATTGTCAGCGCGAAGAAGATTTGGAAGGTCGCAGCAATGGCGCTCACTTACAGGCTGCATGATCTCGATATGCTATCCGATTGGCATTATCGCAAAGCCTGTATCGAGTTGAGCAAGCAGGGATATCGGTCGTCTGAGCCCCGCGGGATGCCGACTCGTGAGAAGTCCCAGTTGCTGGAGAAGGTTTTTAACTTGGCGCAGGGAAAGGGAATATCAACGCGCCAGGTGGCGGACGAGCTAAACGTCAGCACTCAGGAACTTAGTAGCTGGATCTTCGGACTGGTGGTTACCGTTCGGGCGGGATCAGGGCGACCCGTGCCCCCAGCGTCTGCTGCTAGGCCCCGTCTGTCCGTCGTCAGGTGA
- a CDS encoding ISAs1 family transposase, with protein MCRQSATVCLIKSPTRQHRLIGPLALRLRTLADPRHRRGKRHSFVSVLLVACSAVLTGARSFAAIGQWAASAPQDTLARLGARATTVLNVRIAPSAATIRRVLNAACPGGLADLLGSDPAGADTLAVDGKSARGSRHGEIPAAHLLAAITGAGLTVTQLRVPGKTNEITCFDALLAPYDLTGVTVSADALHCQRDHARFLVEEKKAHYAFTVKRNQKNLHRQLATLPWEKASAKFYDRTDAHGRLETRVVQALTITDLGVDFPHAVQVAKIVRHRTQRKTGKRSRETVYVITDLASREASPERIAKIVRSQWIIENRLHFVRDTAFAEDASTVRTGHGPDNMATLRSFAINTLRASGHANIAAGLREMSYDGFRRPLDLLGLA; from the coding sequence ATGTGCCGTCAGTCTGCCACCGTCTGTCTGATCAAGTCGCCCACCCGTCAGCACCGGTTGATCGGACCGCTGGCCCTGCGGCTGCGGACCTTGGCCGACCCCCGGCATCGGCGCGGGAAGCGTCACTCGTTCGTGAGCGTGCTGCTGGTGGCCTGCTCGGCGGTGCTGACCGGAGCCCGTTCCTTCGCCGCGATCGGCCAGTGGGCAGCGAGCGCCCCGCAGGACACGCTCGCCCGGCTCGGCGCCCGCGCCACGACGGTCTTGAACGTGCGCATCGCGCCGAGTGCGGCGACCATCCGCCGCGTCCTGAACGCCGCCTGCCCCGGCGGGCTCGCCGACCTGCTCGGATCCGATCCGGCCGGGGCGGACACCCTCGCGGTGGATGGCAAGAGCGCCCGCGGCTCGCGCCACGGCGAGATCCCGGCCGCCCATCTGCTGGCCGCGATCACCGGCGCCGGCCTGACCGTCACCCAACTGCGGGTCCCCGGCAAGACGAACGAAATCACCTGCTTTGATGCCTTGCTGGCGCCCTACGACCTGACCGGCGTCACGGTCTCCGCGGATGCCCTGCACTGCCAGCGCGATCACGCCCGGTTCCTCGTCGAGGAGAAGAAGGCGCACTACGCCTTCACCGTGAAGCGCAACCAGAAGAACCTGCACCGCCAACTCGCCACCCTGCCCTGGGAGAAGGCGAGTGCGAAGTTCTACGACCGCACCGATGCCCACGGACGCCTGGAGACCCGCGTCGTGCAGGCCCTGACCATCACCGACCTCGGCGTCGACTTCCCCCACGCGGTCCAGGTCGCGAAGATCGTCCGGCACCGCACTCAGCGCAAGACCGGCAAACGCAGCCGCGAGACGGTCTACGTCATCACGGACCTGGCCAGCCGCGAAGCCTCCCCCGAGCGCATCGCGAAGATCGTCCGCTCGCAGTGGATCATCGAGAACCGTCTCCACTTCGTCCGAGACACCGCCTTCGCCGAGGACGCCTCCACGGTCCGAACCGGACACGGCCCGGACAACATGGCCACCCTCCGCAGCTTCGCGATCAACACACTGCGAGCCTCCGGCCACGCGAACATCGCGGCCGGACTCCGCGAGATGTCCTACGACGGCTTCCGCCGACCACTGGACCTCCTCGGCCTTGCCTGA
- a CDS encoding transposase, whose product MSRTNSSEQVPAPRPKRRRFSAEYKLRIVAEYDAAPAGDKGAILRRERLYHSHVIEWRQARDAGALEKLTDHRTSPTRPKKHPAEAENDKLRRQVERLEKEVAKRDAALEVLGKTHALLEALSKSAD is encoded by the coding sequence ATGTCCCGTACCAATTCTTCCGAGCAGGTTCCCGCTCCGCGGCCGAAGCGTCGTCGCTTCTCGGCCGAGTACAAGTTGCGCATCGTCGCCGAGTACGACGCCGCCCCCGCCGGAGACAAGGGCGCGATTCTGCGCCGGGAGAGGCTGTACCACTCCCACGTCATCGAGTGGCGTCAGGCCAGAGACGCCGGCGCGCTGGAGAAGCTGACCGACCACCGCACCAGCCCCACCCGCCCGAAGAAGCACCCCGCCGAGGCCGAGAACGACAAGCTGCGGCGTCAGGTGGAGCGGCTGGAGAAGGAGGTTGCGAAGCGGGATGCCGCGCTGGAGGTGCTGGGAAAAACACACGCGCTCTTGGAAGCACTCTCCAAGAGCGCGGACTGA
- a CDS encoding IS3 family transposase yields MEELTPYLGIVAACRIAGRSRATHHRRLNPAPPRPKAPRPTPVNALSDTERQAVLELMNRPEYVDLPPAQIYARELDDGRYHCSERTMYRILKEAGQDGERRRQATHPPHTVPELVADGPSQVWSWDITCLAGPAKGNWYHGYVILDIYSRYAVGHTVEAAESAARAEELIREAIDRNGIVPHTVHADRGTSMTSKQVSQMLLDLGVTRSHSRPRVSNDNPFSESQFRTTKYQPDYPERFDSLAHAREWMDAFISHYNHVHRHSGIGYHTPASVHFGTAELVREQRAATLTAAFEQHPERFNRRPAPPTIPQQAWINDPARRREPQQHNS; encoded by the coding sequence GTGGAGGAGCTGACCCCGTACCTGGGCATCGTGGCGGCGTGCCGGATCGCCGGACGCTCCCGGGCCACCCATCACCGGCGGCTGAACCCGGCCCCGCCCAGACCCAAGGCGCCGAGGCCCACGCCGGTCAACGCCTTGTCGGACACCGAGCGGCAGGCGGTGCTGGAGCTGATGAACCGGCCCGAGTACGTGGACCTGCCACCCGCGCAGATCTACGCCCGGGAACTGGACGACGGCCGCTATCACTGCTCCGAGCGCACCATGTACCGGATCCTGAAGGAGGCCGGGCAGGACGGTGAACGCCGCCGTCAGGCCACCCACCCGCCCCACACGGTTCCCGAGCTCGTGGCCGACGGCCCCTCGCAGGTATGGAGTTGGGACATCACATGCCTGGCCGGCCCGGCGAAGGGAAACTGGTACCACGGCTACGTCATCCTGGACATCTACTCCCGCTACGCCGTCGGCCACACCGTCGAGGCGGCCGAATCCGCCGCGCGGGCAGAGGAGTTGATCCGTGAGGCGATCGACCGCAACGGGATCGTGCCGCACACCGTGCACGCCGACCGCGGCACCTCCATGACGTCCAAGCAGGTCTCCCAGATGCTCCTCGACCTCGGCGTGACCCGTAGCCACTCCAGGCCCAGGGTCAGCAACGACAACCCGTTCAGCGAGAGCCAGTTCCGCACCACGAAGTACCAGCCGGACTACCCAGAACGCTTCGATTCCCTCGCCCACGCGCGGGAGTGGATGGACGCGTTCATCTCGCACTACAACCACGTGCACAGGCATTCCGGGATCGGCTACCACACCCCCGCCAGCGTCCACTTCGGCACCGCCGAACTCGTCCGCGAGCAGCGGGCGGCCACCCTCACAGCCGCCTTCGAGCAGCATCCCGAACGCTTCAACCGCCGCCCCGCACCACCGACGATTCCCCAGCAGGCATGGATCAACGACCCCGCCAGGCGGCGTGAACCACAGCAACACAATTCATAG
- a CDS encoding TRADD-N-associated membrane domain-containing protein, whose translation MGSLSDWVPAAFGAVASVGALYSAVRASLGSYKRDVAENRQRLQRELQISADGSVAIREPQASADTEEPGGTGQSATHNTYYNITVDSAAAAEDLRAEREEQTFSVLLADYYAHGLTQAQRSSIMSLVFSGLGCMILFVGVAMAIWRSETTGELYAAMVTNVTGIVTGTVGVLFHRQARGAMDHLASQTKLLRQDMRSERGTRNAMRLVEAVLDQELKGRLQAALILKFTDATLPDVSGGSVQRGIPAQQPNPEQSAT comes from the coding sequence ATGGGTTCACTCTCCGACTGGGTCCCGGCCGCCTTCGGGGCGGTAGCGAGTGTTGGCGCCCTGTACTCAGCCGTCAGAGCATCCCTCGGCTCGTACAAGCGGGATGTTGCCGAGAATCGCCAACGGCTGCAGCGGGAACTTCAGATCTCAGCTGACGGGAGTGTGGCCATTCGTGAGCCACAAGCCAGCGCTGACACGGAGGAACCCGGCGGAACAGGGCAATCGGCCACACACAACACCTACTACAACATCACGGTTGATTCGGCAGCGGCTGCCGAGGATCTGCGCGCCGAGCGAGAAGAACAGACCTTCTCCGTGCTTCTGGCGGACTACTACGCTCACGGGCTGACTCAGGCGCAGCGCAGTTCGATCATGAGTCTCGTGTTCTCTGGCCTTGGTTGCATGATTCTCTTTGTCGGTGTCGCTATGGCCATCTGGCGGTCGGAGACGACCGGCGAGTTGTATGCGGCGATGGTCACGAACGTTACGGGCATCGTCACTGGGACCGTAGGTGTGCTCTTCCACAGACAGGCGCGCGGTGCCATGGACCACCTAGCCAGTCAGACGAAGCTTCTGCGCCAGGACATGAGGTCAGAGCGCGGAACGCGTAACGCCATGCGACTCGTTGAAGCCGTGCTTGATCAAGAGCTGAAGGGTCGGCTGCAAGCAGCCCTGATCTTGAAGTTCACCGATGCCACGCTGCCCGATGTATCAGGCGGATCCGTACAACGAGGCATCCCAGCCCAGCAGCCGAATCCCGAACAGAGCGCCACCTGA
- a CDS encoding DUF4231 domain-containing protein yields the protein MDKIRQGNGYARGKKKRFSRSAAVTKVATLVLSAASTVILGLQNLNTWAGLALACVALVTLLGAVEPFFNWRSRWVLMEEAQYRFQRLADDLEYLVASTAADELTFDHLNEIFGQYQAIWGDLSRTWLEHRREPAPSTNA from the coding sequence TTGGACAAGATCCGTCAGGGCAACGGCTACGCCCGCGGCAAGAAGAAGCGGTTCAGTCGAAGTGCCGCCGTCACCAAGGTGGCGACGCTCGTACTGTCCGCTGCGTCCACCGTCATCCTGGGCCTGCAGAACCTCAACACCTGGGCTGGTCTGGCCCTGGCGTGTGTAGCGCTGGTGACGCTGCTAGGAGCCGTCGAACCGTTCTTCAACTGGCGCTCCCGGTGGGTTCTGATGGAGGAAGCGCAGTACCGGTTCCAGCGACTTGCCGATGACCTCGAATACCTCGTGGCCTCAACGGCCGCCGACGAGCTCACGTTCGATCATCTGAACGAGATCTTTGGTCAGTATCAGGCGATCTGGGGCGACCTAAGCCGCACATGGCTGGAGCATCGTCGGGAACCCGCGCCGTCGACCAATGCCTAG
- a CDS encoding site-specific integrase, translated as MKRTREKPSPVMVWTPEHTGLFLDHVAEDRLYALWHLIAFRGLRRGEACGQRWTDTHLDDGRITVAKQLVVSGWDVYEDDPKTDAGARTIALDSDTVRALTRHRVQQDKDREEWGSAWVETCRVFTKENGEMLHPANVTRRFIELYEEIGLPPIRLHDLRHGAATLAHAAGADLKDIQEMLGHSSIAITADTYTSLLPEADRAIAEAAARLVPRARRTGDAETAETEPEAADGVESGAEDMPADAEESAAHPGPGGASAHAPLTQTAPDAESEAE; from the coding sequence TTGAAGCGCACCAGAGAGAAGCCCTCGCCGGTGATGGTCTGGACGCCGGAGCACACCGGCCTCTTCCTCGACCATGTCGCGGAGGACCGCCTGTACGCGCTGTGGCACCTGATCGCCTTCCGCGGGCTGCGTCGGGGCGAGGCGTGCGGGCAGAGGTGGACCGACACGCACCTCGACGACGGCCGCATCACCGTCGCCAAGCAGCTCGTCGTGAGCGGCTGGGATGTGTACGAGGACGACCCCAAGACCGACGCGGGCGCCCGCACCATCGCGCTCGACTCCGACACGGTCCGAGCCCTCACGCGCCACCGCGTCCAGCAGGACAAGGACCGAGAGGAATGGGGCAGCGCCTGGGTGGAGACCTGCCGTGTCTTCACCAAGGAGAACGGCGAGATGCTCCACCCCGCCAACGTCACGCGCCGCTTCATCGAGCTGTACGAGGAGATCGGCCTCCCGCCCATCCGGCTCCACGACCTGCGGCACGGCGCGGCGACGCTTGCGCACGCGGCCGGGGCCGACCTGAAGGACATCCAGGAGATGCTCGGCCACTCCTCGATCGCCATCACGGCGGACACGTACACGAGCCTGCTGCCCGAGGCCGACCGTGCGATCGCCGAGGCCGCCGCACGCCTGGTCCCGCGCGCCCGCCGGACGGGTGATGCCGAAACGGCCGAGACCGAGCCAGAGGCCGCCGACGGCGTGGAATCCGGCGCCGAAGACATGCCGGCGGATGCCGAGGAATCCGCAGCCCACCCCGGCCCTGGTGGCGCATCCGCTCACGCACCGCTCACGCAAACGGCCCCGGACGCGGAGTCCGAGGCCGAATAG
- a CDS encoding GNAT family N-acetyltransferase, protein MEPSVTDLRHFQDGDLPEGFRQMLIDVHADAYADQMDDPFHQRFAWFVDHWTSREGFSCVVAYDADEPVGFAYGAPLASGREWWRSTGYEPNNGYTSTYAVSEVMVRPRWRKQGISERLHEALLKERTEDLAALLVDVTHPKVQALYESWGYAKVGDQQPFADSPVYAVMVKDLRS, encoded by the coding sequence ATGGAGCCGAGCGTGACCGACCTGCGTCACTTCCAGGACGGAGACCTCCCCGAGGGCTTCCGGCAGATGCTCATCGACGTACACGCCGACGCCTACGCAGACCAGATGGACGACCCCTTCCACCAGCGCTTCGCCTGGTTCGTCGACCACTGGACGAGCAGGGAGGGCTTCTCCTGCGTGGTGGCGTACGACGCCGACGAACCGGTCGGCTTCGCGTACGGCGCGCCGCTCGCCTCCGGCCGCGAGTGGTGGCGTTCCACCGGATACGAGCCGAACAACGGCTACACCTCCACCTACGCGGTCTCCGAGGTGATGGTCCGCCCGCGCTGGCGCAAACAGGGCATCTCCGAACGACTCCACGAAGCACTGCTGAAGGAGCGCACGGAAGACCTCGCCGCACTCCTGGTCGACGTCACGCACCCGAAGGTGCAGGCACTCTACGAGTCGTGGGGATATGCCAAGGTGGGCGATCAGCAGCCGTTCGCCGACTCACCGGTGTACGCGGTCATGGTCAAGGACCTCCGCTCCTGA
- a CDS encoding DUF6531 domain-containing protein, with protein MDIGGHLQFAAGTSAASYSEVLLLVRDSSGTTVVAREVTRASDDPAGKSDPVLAWCYDWWPNDGGHPEFKNECFWAASNGADGPLRDGQQYFAQIYLRSTDGTWSANGTDSPYVTAFYTPDIPGSQVGICTCYAQSDRADPVNTATGTYFEKATDARLVGAGRPLSLDRYYRSDSTDVGLLGRGWSTPFDSKLTLTSNTATLLTADGSKVAFGKRSDGTYVAPAGTFLKLTVSGGTYTVTDQDHSASVFDSGGRLTALRDASGNGLTLTYTSGRLASVTDAAGRSTAFTVGSDGLLSKVALPDDTTVGYGYTSGQLTSVTDPAGKTTTYGYDSAQHLTTVTDPTGAKIVNTYDANGRVNSQTDPNGKKTTFTWDGNSTSNTTDADGGVWSDQYAGNVLMASIDPYGNEVSYDYDKSLHPVDITDRLGNTTTMTYDSAGNMLTRTAPSSVGNKESWTYDAKGNVATHTDGRGDTTGYTYNSTGQVATATDPAGGKVSYTYTSLGALASVTTPRGKVTSYGYDAAGNRTSVTTPLGEKTTFTYDPSGRILTKTDPRGNVSGADAAAYTTTYAYDPRGLLSSMTDPLGNVTSYGYNAAGQLTSVKDAQGHTTSYTYDPAGNVLTSTDPAGKVTTNTYDAAGHLTSPR; from the coding sequence GTGGACATCGGCGGACATTTGCAGTTCGCGGCCGGTACCAGTGCCGCGAGCTACTCCGAGGTGTTGCTGCTGGTCCGGGACTCCTCGGGTACCACTGTGGTGGCCAGGGAGGTCACCCGAGCCTCTGATGACCCGGCCGGGAAGTCGGATCCGGTCCTTGCGTGGTGCTACGACTGGTGGCCCAACGATGGTGGTCACCCGGAGTTCAAGAACGAGTGCTTCTGGGCCGCGTCGAACGGTGCCGACGGACCGTTGCGGGACGGGCAGCAGTACTTCGCCCAGATTTACCTCCGGAGCACTGACGGGACGTGGAGCGCCAACGGGACCGACTCGCCGTACGTCACCGCTTTCTACACGCCGGACATTCCGGGTTCTCAGGTGGGAATCTGCACCTGTTACGCACAGTCGGACCGCGCGGACCCGGTGAACACCGCCACGGGTACCTACTTCGAGAAGGCCACGGACGCACGTCTGGTGGGCGCAGGTAGGCCGCTGTCGCTCGACCGCTACTACCGTTCGGATTCCACGGACGTGGGCCTGCTGGGACGGGGCTGGTCGACACCGTTCGACTCGAAACTGACGCTCACCTCGAACACTGCCACGCTGCTCACCGCGGACGGTTCTAAGGTCGCCTTCGGGAAACGGAGTGACGGCACGTATGTCGCGCCCGCTGGCACGTTCCTGAAGCTGACCGTGTCCGGAGGCACGTACACCGTCACCGATCAGGACCATTCGGCCAGCGTCTTCGACAGCGGCGGCCGGCTCACCGCGTTACGTGACGCCAGTGGAAACGGTCTGACGCTGACGTACACGTCGGGCCGGCTGGCGTCGGTCACCGATGCCGCGGGCCGCAGCACGGCGTTCACGGTGGGTTCCGACGGCCTGCTGAGCAAGGTGGCCCTGCCGGACGACACCACGGTGGGGTACGGATACACCTCCGGGCAGCTGACCTCGGTCACGGATCCAGCAGGCAAGACGACGACGTACGGGTACGACTCCGCCCAGCACCTGACCACCGTAACGGATCCGACCGGCGCGAAGATCGTCAACACCTACGACGCGAACGGCCGGGTCAACAGCCAGACCGATCCCAACGGCAAGAAGACCACGTTCACCTGGGACGGCAACAGCACCTCGAACACCACCGACGCCGACGGCGGGGTGTGGTCGGACCAGTACGCAGGCAATGTGCTGATGGCGAGCATCGACCCGTATGGCAACGAAGTCTCGTACGACTACGACAAGTCGCTGCACCCGGTGGACATCACCGACCGGCTAGGCAACACCACCACGATGACGTACGACAGCGCCGGGAACATGCTCACCCGCACCGCGCCGTCGTCCGTTGGCAACAAGGAGAGCTGGACGTACGACGCGAAGGGCAACGTCGCCACCCACACCGACGGCCGCGGCGACACCACGGGGTACACGTACAACTCCACCGGCCAGGTCGCCACCGCCACCGACCCGGCGGGCGGAAAGGTGAGCTACACCTACACCTCGCTCGGCGCGCTCGCCTCAGTCACCACACCGCGCGGCAAGGTCACGTCCTACGGCTACGACGCGGCCGGGAACCGGACGTCGGTCACCACGCCGCTGGGTGAGAAGACGACGTTCACCTATGACCCCTCGGGACGCATCCTCACCAAGACCGACCCCCGCGGCAACGTCAGCGGGGCGGATGCGGCCGCGTACACCACCACGTATGCCTACGACCCGCGCGGACTGCTGTCGTCCATGACCGACCCGCTCGGCAACGTCACCAGCTACGGCTACAACGCAGCCGGGCAGCTGACCTCGGTCAAGGACGCCCAGGGACACACGACCAGCTATACCTACGACCCGGCTGGGAACGTCCTGACCAGCACCGACCCCGCGGGGAAGGTCACCACCAACACCTACGACGCGGCCGGTCACCTCACCTCACCTCGGTGA